From one Leifsonia soli genomic stretch:
- a CDS encoding metallophosphoesterase: MTDTLRILHLSDTHLYGDGRLHYGIVDTLAALDRVLARAASLAEVDLIVASGDLSDDGTAASYRKLKATLEPWAAERGAAVVYAMGNHDLPDGFEGVLGARETETTVRGFRVVTVDTSVPLAGYGRVEEAQLDRLRDLLATPSESGTVVVLHHPPVAPTTVLFESLRLIDSQPLLDTLSEGDVRLVLAGHYHHGLVTEAGPAGIPVVVAPAVANTTDVLWPAPRERAVRGAGFAWVQLPDDGPARAHLVSAPAPDDGETVYDLDAAGVQRIADDAGWRG, translated from the coding sequence GTGACCGATACGCTGCGCATCCTCCACCTCTCCGACACGCATCTGTACGGCGACGGTCGGCTGCACTACGGGATCGTGGACACGCTGGCCGCGCTCGATCGGGTGCTCGCCCGGGCGGCGTCCCTGGCGGAGGTCGACCTCATCGTCGCCTCCGGCGACCTCTCGGACGACGGGACGGCGGCCTCCTACCGGAAACTGAAGGCGACGCTCGAGCCGTGGGCGGCCGAGCGCGGGGCGGCGGTGGTCTACGCGATGGGCAACCACGACCTCCCCGACGGGTTCGAGGGGGTGCTCGGCGCCCGCGAGACCGAGACGACCGTTCGCGGCTTCCGGGTGGTGACCGTGGACACGAGCGTGCCGCTCGCCGGCTACGGCCGGGTGGAGGAGGCGCAGCTCGACCGGCTGCGCGATCTGCTCGCCACGCCATCCGAGAGCGGGACGGTCGTGGTCCTCCACCATCCGCCGGTCGCGCCCACCACGGTGCTGTTCGAGTCCCTCCGCCTCATCGACTCCCAGCCGCTGCTCGACACGCTCAGCGAAGGGGATGTGCGCCTCGTCCTCGCCGGGCACTACCACCACGGTCTGGTGACGGAGGCGGGCCCGGCCGGCATCCCCGTCGTCGTCGCGCCCGCGGTCGCGAACACCACCGATGTGCTGTGGCCGGCGCCACGGGAACGCGCGGTGCGCGGTGCGGGCTTCGCCTGGGTGCAGCTGCCCGACGACGGTCCGGCCCGGGCCCACCTCGTGTCCGCACCGGCGCCCGACGACGGCGAGACCGTCTACGACCTGGATGCCGCGGGCGTCCAGCGCATCGCCGACGACGCCGGCTGGCGCGGATGA
- a CDS encoding DUF3052 family protein has protein sequence MTPAGYSGTPLWKKLGLKPGMRVSVLHADRGWSIPLDGAPEVEWTDSGPSGLILAFYREAAAFLAELDELGQRIRPDGMVWAAWPRKAAGHVSDLTENLIRDAALERGLVDVKVAAVDEDWSGLKLVWRRENR, from the coding sequence ATGACGCCCGCCGGGTACTCGGGCACCCCGCTCTGGAAGAAGCTGGGGCTGAAGCCCGGCATGCGCGTGAGCGTGCTCCACGCCGACCGCGGGTGGAGCATCCCCCTCGACGGCGCGCCCGAGGTCGAGTGGACCGACAGCGGCCCGAGCGGACTCATCCTCGCGTTCTACCGCGAGGCGGCGGCGTTCCTCGCCGAACTCGACGAGCTGGGGCAGCGCATCCGCCCCGACGGGATGGTGTGGGCGGCCTGGCCGCGCAAGGCGGCAGGGCACGTGAGCGACCTCACCGAGAACCTGATCCGCGATGCGGCGCTCGAACGCGGGCTCGTCGATGTGAAGGTGGCTGCCGTGGACGAGGACTGGTCGGGGCTCAAGCTCGTCTGGCGGCGGGAGAACCGCTAG
- a CDS encoding TrmH family RNA methyltransferase, with protein MDETANPTHELTTNGVGPWPGEWPDDPRFDPDLLRQGDTRNVIDRYRYWTMEAIVADLDQHRHPFHVAIENWQHDMNIGSIVRSANAFAADTVHIIGRRRWNKRGAMVTDRYQHVVHHDDVAGFVAWARSEGLPLIAIDNVPGSVRIETFSFPRSCVLLFGQEGPGLSPEALAAADAVVEISQFGSTRSINASAAAAVAMHGWIRQHVAFG; from the coding sequence GTGGATGAGACGGCGAACCCGACGCACGAGCTGACGACCAACGGGGTCGGGCCGTGGCCGGGCGAATGGCCGGACGACCCGCGCTTCGATCCCGACCTCCTGCGCCAGGGCGACACGCGCAATGTGATCGACCGCTACCGCTACTGGACGATGGAGGCGATCGTCGCCGACCTGGACCAGCACCGCCACCCGTTCCACGTCGCCATCGAGAACTGGCAGCACGACATGAACATCGGGTCGATCGTGCGCAGCGCCAACGCGTTCGCGGCCGACACCGTCCACATCATCGGCCGGCGTCGCTGGAACAAGCGCGGCGCCATGGTCACCGACCGCTACCAGCACGTGGTGCACCACGACGACGTCGCCGGGTTCGTGGCCTGGGCGCGCAGCGAAGGCCTTCCCCTCATCGCGATCGACAACGTCCCAGGCTCGGTCAGGATCGAGACCTTCTCATTCCCGCGCTCGTGCGTCCTGCTGTTCGGCCAGGAGGGACCCGGCCTGTCGCCGGAGGCACTGGCCGCGGCGGATGCCGTTGTCGAGATCTCGCAGTTCGGTTCGACGCGCTCGATCAATGCCTCCGCGGCGGCGGCCGTCGCCATGCACGGGTGGATCCGCCAGCACGTCGCCTTCGGCTAG
- a CDS encoding HAD-IIA family hydrolase: MTRRDEIECWLTDMDGVLVHENQALPGASDLIQQWRDQGTPFLVLTNNSIFTPRDLAARLRTSGLDVPEESIWTSALATADFLKSQMPGGTAYVIGEAGLTTALHEAGFIMTDTNPDYVVVGETRSYSFDAITKAIRLIGKGARFISTNPDATGPSAEGPLPATGAVTAMITKATGRDPYVVGKPNPMMFRSAMNRIGAHSENTAMIGDRMDTDVVAGIEAGLHTILVLTGISDRSEIERYPFRPDEVLRGVDELVVREPIETEL; this comes from the coding sequence GTGACGCGTCGCGACGAGATCGAATGCTGGCTCACCGACATGGACGGCGTCCTCGTCCACGAGAACCAGGCCCTCCCCGGCGCGTCCGACCTCATCCAGCAGTGGCGCGACCAGGGCACGCCGTTCCTGGTGCTCACCAACAACTCCATCTTCACGCCGCGCGACCTGGCGGCCCGGCTGCGCACCTCCGGCCTCGACGTGCCCGAGGAGTCCATCTGGACCTCGGCGCTGGCGACCGCCGACTTCCTCAAGTCGCAGATGCCCGGCGGCACCGCCTACGTGATCGGCGAGGCAGGGCTCACCACCGCGCTGCACGAGGCCGGCTTCATCATGACCGACACCAACCCGGACTACGTCGTCGTCGGCGAGACGCGCAGCTACTCCTTCGATGCGATCACCAAGGCCATCCGCCTCATCGGCAAGGGCGCGCGGTTCATCTCCACGAACCCCGACGCGACCGGCCCGAGCGCGGAAGGCCCCCTGCCGGCGACGGGCGCGGTGACGGCGATGATCACCAAGGCGACCGGCCGCGACCCGTACGTGGTCGGCAAGCCGAACCCGATGATGTTCCGTTCGGCCATGAACCGCATCGGCGCTCACTCGGAGAACACGGCCATGATCGGCGACCGGATGGACACGGACGTCGTGGCCGGCATCGAGGCGGGGCTGCACACCATCCTCGTGCTCACCGGTATCAGCGACCGCAGCGAGATCGAGCGGTACCCGTTCCGCCCGGACGAGGTGCTCCGCGGCGTCGATGAGCTGGTCGTGCGGGAGCCCATCGAGACCGAGCTCTGA
- a CDS encoding DUF4303 domain-containing protein produces the protein MDDVAQIRSALRSAARSAWTALRAERPDETFYYFGLWTTPLAHRPAPTACSFEGLERAVEHCRAEGVEVAADELRWAVNDSPYDLYGDSLFAEVEPLFDALDGPYDRTPELTAALLDAMLGALADLDAEGFFGGGAARDAVVLNVTTPGHDTDVDLLASARRINPPTALARYESDVAPDGGVG, from the coding sequence GTGGACGACGTCGCGCAGATCCGCTCGGCGCTCCGCTCTGCGGCCCGTTCGGCGTGGACCGCTCTCCGCGCTGAGCGTCCCGACGAGACCTTCTACTACTTCGGTCTCTGGACGACGCCGCTCGCCCACCGCCCGGCCCCGACGGCCTGCTCGTTCGAGGGGCTGGAGCGGGCGGTCGAGCACTGCCGCGCCGAGGGCGTCGAGGTGGCTGCCGACGAGCTGCGCTGGGCCGTGAACGACTCCCCCTACGACCTCTACGGCGACTCCCTGTTCGCGGAGGTCGAGCCGCTGTTCGACGCGCTCGATGGTCCGTACGATCGCACGCCCGAACTCACGGCCGCCCTGCTGGATGCCATGCTCGGAGCGCTCGCCGACCTGGACGCGGAGGGGTTCTTCGGCGGCGGGGCCGCCCGCGACGCCGTCGTGCTGAACGTCACGACGCCGGGTCACGACACAGATGTCGACCTGCTCGCGTCGGCGCGACGGATCAACCCGCCGACCGCCCTCGCCCGTTACGAGAGCGACGTGGCGCCGGACGGCGGTGTCGGCTGA
- the pyrE gene encoding orotate phosphoribosyltransferase — protein sequence MDVTDARQQLIDYIAAEAVFHGDFTLTSGKKASYYVDLRKVSLDHRVAPLIGQVMIDLIRDIPDVFAVGGMTMGADPVAAAILHQGAAQGLGYDAFVVRKEPKDHGRGKQVEGPDLEGKRVIVLEDTSTTGGSPLKAAEALRAVGAEIAAVAVVVDRDTGAREAIEAAGYPYYAAIGLKDLGLA from the coding sequence ATGGATGTGACCGACGCACGACAGCAGCTCATCGACTACATCGCCGCCGAGGCCGTCTTCCACGGCGACTTCACGCTCACCAGCGGCAAGAAGGCGAGCTACTACGTCGACCTGCGCAAGGTCAGCCTCGACCACCGCGTTGCCCCCCTCATCGGCCAGGTGATGATCGACCTCATCCGTGACATCCCCGACGTCTTCGCCGTCGGCGGCATGACGATGGGCGCCGACCCCGTTGCCGCGGCCATCCTGCACCAGGGAGCGGCCCAGGGTCTCGGCTACGACGCCTTCGTGGTGCGCAAAGAGCCGAAGGACCACGGGCGCGGCAAGCAGGTCGAGGGCCCGGACCTCGAGGGCAAGCGCGTGATCGTGCTCGAAGACACCTCCACCACCGGTGGCTCGCCGCTCAAGGCGGCCGAGGCGCTGCGCGCGGTCGGCGCCGAGATCGCGGCCGTCGCCGTCGTGGTCGACCGCGACACCGGGGCCCGCGAGGCCATCGAGGCCGCCGGCTACCCGTACTACGCCGCCATCGGCCTGAAGGACCTGGGGCTGGCGTAG
- a CDS encoding exodeoxyribonuclease III — MRVATWNVNSIRTRVGRVVDWMVREDVDVLAMQEIKCKPEQFPYQPFEDAGYEVVLHGLNQWNGVAIASRLPLEDVAIGFPDMPGFLKDHDGPDLPKEARAIGATVQGIRLWSLYVPNGRSLADPHYVYKLDWLATLAADTQRWLADDPGLQLALMGDWNVAPLDSDVGDPSLVPGVSTHISPPERTAFAAFEKVGLTDVVRPIVPDGYTYWDYKQLRFPRNEGLRIDFILGSRAFADRVVDASIHRNERKGDAPSDHVPVLVELAPIAAADDDDDRPMIFG; from the coding sequence ATGCGCGTCGCGACCTGGAATGTGAACTCGATCCGCACCCGCGTGGGCCGCGTCGTCGACTGGATGGTCCGCGAAGACGTGGATGTGCTCGCCATGCAGGAGATCAAGTGCAAGCCGGAGCAGTTCCCGTACCAGCCGTTCGAGGACGCGGGCTACGAAGTCGTCCTGCACGGCCTGAACCAGTGGAACGGCGTCGCCATCGCCAGTCGCCTGCCGCTGGAGGACGTCGCCATCGGGTTCCCCGACATGCCGGGGTTCCTCAAAGACCACGACGGTCCCGACCTCCCGAAGGAGGCGCGCGCGATCGGGGCGACAGTGCAGGGCATCCGCCTCTGGAGCCTCTACGTACCCAACGGCCGGTCGCTCGCCGATCCGCACTACGTCTACAAGCTCGACTGGCTCGCCACCCTCGCCGCCGACACTCAGCGCTGGCTCGCCGACGACCCCGGTCTGCAGCTCGCACTCATGGGCGACTGGAACGTCGCGCCCCTCGACTCCGATGTCGGCGACCCCAGCCTGGTGCCCGGCGTCTCGACCCACATCTCGCCGCCCGAGCGCACGGCGTTCGCCGCGTTCGAGAAAGTCGGGCTGACCGACGTCGTCCGCCCCATCGTGCCGGACGGCTACACCTACTGGGACTACAAGCAGCTGCGGTTCCCGCGCAACGAAGGCCTGCGCATCGACTTCATCCTCGGCTCCCGCGCCTTCGCCGACCGCGTGGTGGATGCGAGCATCCACCGCAACGAGCGGAAGGGAGACGCCCCCAGCGACCACGTCCCCGTCCTCGTCGAGCTGGCGCCCATCGCGGCGGCGGACGACGACGACGACCGACCGATGATCTTCGGCTGA
- a CDS encoding DUF6264 family protein, whose translation MSTPPPPPGYPSHAGHPGSPAPQPGFPQPGFPQPRARRPVIVWDLVTSIILLVIAIVIAAILTFAAFFLAFASDPCGASTVCDTERMGAGFFIALFGPAVVTLIAVVATVVLLIVRRISFWVPIAGILLAVGVWVGGAALVISGVPGSSL comes from the coding sequence ATGAGCACGCCGCCTCCCCCGCCCGGATACCCCAGCCACGCCGGTCACCCCGGCTCCCCGGCGCCGCAGCCGGGCTTCCCGCAGCCGGGCTTCCCGCAGCCACGCGCACGCCGGCCGGTGATCGTCTGGGATCTGGTGACGTCGATCATCCTGCTCGTCATCGCCATCGTGATCGCCGCCATCCTCACCTTCGCCGCGTTCTTCCTCGCGTTCGCGAGCGACCCGTGCGGGGCGTCGACGGTGTGCGACACCGAACGCATGGGGGCCGGCTTCTTCATCGCGCTCTTCGGACCCGCCGTGGTCACGCTGATCGCCGTCGTCGCGACCGTCGTGCTGCTGATCGTGCGCCGCATCAGCTTCTGGGTTCCCATCGCCGGCATCCTGCTCGCGGTGGGCGTCTGGGTCGGCGGCGCGGCACTGGTCATCTCGGGCGTGCCGGGGTCGTCCCTCTAG
- a CDS encoding ABC transporter ATP-binding protein: protein MTDSSSAYPVEFSDVARSFPAPDRPSGRRRSADREQEASAAGERAVLRDVSLQIRAGEVVAILGPSGCGKSTLLRIAGGLDTPTGGAALIDGSAVTRFDARCAVGFQEPRLLPWRSIADNVALGLPRGLDRADGRQRVAQLLDLVGLTASATLRPREVSGGMAQRASLARALARNPGVLLLDEPFGALDALTRLKMQDLLLDIHAAAPATILLVTHDVDEALQLADRVVLLGGEDGRPGSTIRSVTTVPGTRPRDRGSAELAELRADLLDGLGIDRHGRARDEQRTAVPVFPY from the coding sequence ATGACCGACTCGTCCTCCGCCTACCCCGTCGAGTTCTCGGACGTCGCGCGTTCGTTCCCGGCGCCGGACCGGCCTTCCGGACGGCGTCGCTCAGCGGACCGGGAGCAGGAGGCCTCCGCTGCGGGCGAGCGCGCCGTGCTGCGGGATGTGTCCCTTCAGATCCGCGCGGGCGAGGTCGTCGCGATCCTGGGCCCGAGCGGATGCGGCAAGTCGACCCTCCTGCGCATCGCCGGCGGCCTGGACACCCCCACCGGCGGAGCCGCCCTCATCGACGGGAGCGCCGTCACCCGATTCGATGCCCGCTGCGCCGTTGGGTTCCAGGAGCCGCGGCTGCTGCCGTGGCGCTCGATCGCCGACAACGTCGCGCTCGGTCTTCCCCGCGGCCTCGACCGCGCCGACGGACGGCAGCGGGTGGCCCAGCTGCTCGACCTCGTCGGGCTGACGGCGTCCGCGACGCTGCGACCCCGCGAGGTCTCGGGCGGCATGGCGCAGCGCGCGTCGCTGGCCCGCGCTCTCGCCCGCAACCCCGGAGTGCTGCTGCTCGACGAGCCGTTCGGCGCTCTCGACGCCCTGACACGGCTGAAGATGCAGGACCTCCTCCTCGACATCCACGCCGCCGCGCCCGCCACCATCCTGCTGGTCACGCACGACGTCGACGAGGCCCTGCAGCTCGCGGACCGTGTGGTCCTCCTGGGCGGTGAGGACGGCCGGCCGGGCTCGACCATCCGCAGCGTCACGACCGTCCCCGGAACCCGTCCACGGGACCGCGGGTCGGCCGAACTCGCGGAGCTGCGAGCCGACCTGCTCGACGGCCTCGGCATCGACCGCCACGGCCGCGCGCGCGACGAGCAGCGGACAGCCGTCCCCGTCTTCCCGTACTGA
- a CDS encoding aliphatic sulfonate ABC transporter substrate-binding protein — translation MRRRPTILTAAAGIVAAASLLLTGCVAGEGSASGATNSAGVTKGGTLTIDFATYNPLSLVIKKEGWLEKALKKQDITVTWVQSAGSNKANEALRSGAIDVGSTAGSAALLARSNGSPIKTIDIYSQPEWSAIVVGPNSTITSVKDLKGKQIAATKGTDPYFFLLQALEANGLSANDVTIQNLQHADGWAALQNGSVDAWSGLDPIMANAEKSGAKLIYRNVKFNTYGFLNATESFIDSKPDVAQTVVNTYEYARAWAEKHPDETAKILSDVAGIDPAVATTVITERTNLDVSNIPGAAQLAVLKKVGPIFVASSDVKSQSDIDKALDSLLDPSFAKKADPSAIGG, via the coding sequence ATGCGCCGCAGACCCACCATCCTGACCGCCGCCGCCGGCATCGTCGCGGCCGCCAGCCTGCTGCTCACCGGCTGCGTCGCCGGCGAGGGCTCCGCCTCCGGCGCCACCAACTCGGCCGGAGTGACGAAGGGCGGGACCCTCACCATCGACTTCGCGACCTACAACCCGCTCAGCCTGGTCATCAAGAAGGAGGGCTGGCTGGAGAAGGCGCTGAAGAAGCAGGACATCACCGTCACCTGGGTGCAGTCCGCCGGCTCCAACAAGGCGAACGAGGCACTCCGCTCCGGCGCGATCGACGTCGGCTCGACCGCCGGCTCCGCCGCGCTGCTCGCCCGCTCGAACGGATCGCCGATCAAGACGATCGACATCTACTCGCAGCCCGAGTGGTCGGCCATCGTCGTCGGCCCGAACTCGACCATCACCTCGGTCAAGGACCTCAAGGGCAAGCAGATCGCCGCCACCAAGGGAACGGACCCGTACTTCTTCCTGCTGCAGGCGCTCGAGGCCAACGGGCTCTCGGCGAACGACGTGACCATCCAGAACCTCCAGCACGCCGACGGCTGGGCTGCCCTGCAGAACGGCTCGGTCGACGCCTGGAGCGGACTCGACCCGATCATGGCGAACGCCGAGAAGTCGGGCGCCAAGCTCATCTACCGCAACGTGAAGTTCAACACCTACGGCTTCCTGAACGCCACCGAGTCGTTCATCGACTCGAAGCCGGATGTCGCGCAGACCGTCGTGAACACCTACGAGTACGCGCGCGCCTGGGCCGAGAAGCACCCCGACGAGACGGCGAAGATCCTCTCCGACGTCGCCGGGATCGACCCCGCCGTCGCCACCACGGTGATCACCGAGCGCACCAACCTCGACGTCTCGAACATTCCGGGGGCCGCGCAGCTCGCCGTGCTCAAGAAGGTGGGCCCGATCTTCGTCGCCTCGAGCGACGTGAAGTCGCAGTCGGACATCGACAAGGCGCTCGACTCCCTGCTCGACCCGTCCTTCGCGAAGAAGGCCGACCCGAGCGCCATCGGCGGCTGA
- a CDS encoding ABC transporter permease has protein sequence MTVHNAPEVVATTVARTPVLSRRGVRIAAGFVLPIVLLAVWQLASTSGAFTSSQLPSPAMVWEAAVDLAQRGLLGQYVAISTQRVLIGFAFGAGLGLLLGALVGLSRWSDVLFSPTLAAIRAVPSLAWVPLLILWFKIGEDSKIILIAIGAFFPVYTTVAAALKHVDRHLVEAGRAFGLNGVRLLTTVQLPAVLPSVISGLRLAMAQAWLFLVAAELIASSMGLGFLLNDSQNNGRTDRLFLAIILLAILGIITDSLLGLFERWSARRWG, from the coding sequence ATGACGGTTCACAACGCACCGGAGGTCGTCGCGACGACGGTCGCACGCACGCCGGTCCTGTCGCGTCGCGGGGTGAGGATCGCCGCCGGCTTCGTCCTCCCCATCGTCCTGCTCGCGGTCTGGCAGCTCGCGTCGACCTCCGGTGCGTTCACGTCGTCGCAGCTGCCGTCGCCCGCGATGGTGTGGGAGGCCGCGGTCGACCTCGCCCAGCGGGGGCTCCTGGGTCAGTACGTCGCCATCTCGACGCAGCGCGTGCTCATCGGGTTCGCGTTCGGCGCGGGCCTCGGGCTCCTGCTCGGAGCCCTCGTCGGGCTGTCGCGCTGGTCGGATGTGCTGTTCAGCCCGACGCTCGCGGCCATCCGGGCCGTGCCCTCCCTCGCCTGGGTGCCGCTGCTGATCCTGTGGTTCAAGATCGGCGAGGACTCGAAGATCATCCTGATCGCGATCGGGGCCTTCTTCCCCGTCTACACCACCGTCGCCGCTGCGCTGAAACACGTCGACCGCCACCTGGTGGAGGCGGGACGCGCCTTCGGGCTGAACGGCGTCCGGCTCTTGACGACGGTGCAGCTGCCCGCTGTGCTGCCGTCGGTGATCTCCGGGCTCCGCCTCGCGATGGCGCAGGCGTGGCTGTTCCTGGTCGCCGCCGAGCTGATCGCCTCGTCGATGGGGCTCGGCTTCCTGCTCAACGACTCGCAGAACAACGGACGGACGGACCGCCTCTTCCTGGCGATCATCCTGCTGGCGATCCTGGGCATCATCACCGACTCGCTGCTCGGGCTGTTCGAGCGGTGGTCGGCCCGGCGCTGGGGCTGA
- a CDS encoding SRPBCC family protein, protein MAAVTKSIDVTVPVSTAYNQWTQFESFPHFLDEVEEIRQVDDTTNHWRVKIGGAERQFDTVITEQLPDERVAWKSVAGDTEHAGVVTFHRLSDTETKVTVQLEWAPSDALEKIGAAFGLDDHAVKKDLENFKKFIESQGAETGAWRGEVDRGDTV, encoded by the coding sequence ATGGCTGCAGTGACCAAGTCCATCGACGTGACCGTGCCGGTCTCGACGGCGTACAACCAGTGGACCCAGTTCGAGTCCTTCCCGCACTTCCTCGACGAGGTCGAGGAGATCCGCCAGGTCGACGACACCACCAACCACTGGCGCGTCAAGATCGGCGGCGCGGAGCGTCAGTTCGACACCGTGATCACCGAGCAGCTCCCGGACGAGCGCGTCGCGTGGAAGTCCGTCGCGGGAGACACCGAGCACGCCGGTGTCGTCACGTTCCACCGCCTGTCCGACACCGAGACGAAGGTGACGGTGCAGCTGGAATGGGCCCCGTCCGACGCGCTCGAGAAGATCGGCGCCGCATTCGGCCTGGACGACCACGCCGTCAAGAAGGACCTCGAGAACTTCAAGAAGTTCATCGAGTCGCAGGGCGCCGAGACGGGTGCCTGGCGCGGCGAGGTCGACCGCGGAGACACGGTCTGA
- a CDS encoding amino acid permease — protein MSDPSWTQVVKTVDPDKSEQPELKRALGPGLLLLFIVGDILGTGVYALTGQVAAEVGGAAWLPFLLAFAVATVTAFSYLELVTKYPQAAGAALYTHKAFGIHFFTFIVCFIVMTSGITSASTASRAFAVNLTVGFGIPDDNLTTLLIALGFIVLIMLVNLRGVSESVWLNVVLTLVELSGLLLVIFIGLWAIGGGNANWSQVVAFETPEDKGVLLAVSTATSLAFFAMVGFEDSVNMAEETKNPSRIFPKMMLSGLGIAAVIYVLVSITVVALVPIGELAGSETPLVAAVEAAAPGFPINDLLPFISMFAVANTALINMMMASRLLYGMSRQSVLPPFLAKVSPKRRTPWTAILFTTALAVALIIYVSLDPKGSIVALLGGTTSLLLLAVFAVVNVAVLVLRKQPVDHKHFRSPTVLPIVGAITCLYLVFPWTSGRPVGQYTIALGLLGIGILLWIVERIYSAAARRRSTPEKVDSTR, from the coding sequence GTGAGCGATCCGTCCTGGACCCAGGTGGTCAAGACCGTCGATCCGGACAAGTCCGAGCAGCCGGAGCTGAAACGGGCCCTCGGGCCGGGGCTCCTGCTCCTCTTCATCGTCGGCGACATCCTGGGGACGGGCGTCTACGCCCTCACCGGTCAGGTCGCGGCCGAGGTCGGCGGGGCGGCGTGGCTGCCGTTCCTGCTGGCGTTCGCGGTGGCGACCGTGACCGCCTTCTCCTACCTGGAGCTGGTGACCAAGTATCCTCAGGCGGCCGGGGCCGCGCTGTACACGCACAAGGCGTTCGGCATCCACTTCTTCACGTTCATCGTGTGCTTCATCGTCATGACCTCCGGCATCACGTCGGCATCGACGGCGTCGCGCGCGTTCGCGGTGAACCTGACGGTCGGCTTCGGCATCCCGGATGACAATCTCACGACACTGCTCATCGCCCTCGGCTTCATCGTGCTCATCATGCTGGTGAATCTGCGCGGGGTCTCCGAGAGCGTATGGCTGAACGTGGTGCTGACCCTCGTGGAGCTCTCCGGTCTGCTGCTCGTGATCTTCATCGGCCTGTGGGCGATCGGCGGCGGCAACGCGAACTGGTCACAGGTGGTGGCGTTCGAGACGCCGGAGGACAAGGGCGTGCTGCTGGCGGTGAGCACGGCGACGTCGCTCGCGTTCTTCGCGATGGTGGGGTTCGAGGACTCGGTCAACATGGCGGAGGAGACCAAGAACCCGAGTCGCATCTTCCCGAAGATGATGCTGAGCGGCCTCGGCATCGCCGCGGTGATCTACGTGCTGGTCTCGATCACCGTCGTCGCCCTCGTCCCGATCGGGGAGCTGGCCGGCAGTGAGACGCCCCTGGTCGCGGCGGTGGAGGCGGCAGCTCCGGGCTTCCCGATCAACGACCTGCTGCCGTTCATCTCGATGTTCGCGGTTGCCAACACGGCCCTCATCAACATGATGATGGCGAGCCGGCTGCTCTACGGCATGAGCCGCCAGAGCGTGCTGCCGCCCTTCCTGGCGAAGGTGTCGCCGAAGCGCCGGACGCCGTGGACGGCCATCCTGTTCACGACGGCCCTCGCCGTCGCCCTCATCATCTACGTCTCACTCGACCCCAAGGGGTCGATCGTCGCGCTGCTCGGAGGTACGACCTCCCTGCTCCTGCTGGCCGTGTTCGCGGTGGTCAACGTGGCGGTGCTGGTGCTGCGCAAGCAGCCGGTGGACCACAAGCACTTCCGCTCGCCCACCGTGCTGCCCATCGTCGGCGCCATCACGTGCCTGTACCTGGTGTTCCCGTGGACGTCCGGTCGCCCGGTCGGCCAGTACACGATCGCGCTCGGGCTGCTGGGCATCGGCATCCTGCTGTGGATCGTCGAGCGGATCTACTCCGCGGCCGCACGCCGGCGGTCCACCCCCGAGAAGGTCGACTCGACTCGCTGA